Proteins encoded in a region of the Solanum dulcamara chromosome 9, daSolDulc1.2, whole genome shotgun sequence genome:
- the LOC129904113 gene encoding 40S ribosomal protein S2-3-like, producing the protein MAERGGDRGGFGRGFGGRGGRGDRGGRGRGGRRPRRETEEEKWVPVTKLGRLVKDGKIRSLEQIYLHSLPIKEFQIIDTLIGPSLKDEVMKIMPVQKQTRAGQRTRFKAFVVVGDGNGHVGLGVKCSKEVATAIRGAIILAKLSVIPVRRGYWGNKIGKPHTVPCKVTGKCGSVTVRMVPAPRGAGIVAARVPKKVLQFAGIEDVFTSSRGSTKTLGNFVKATFDCLMKTYGFLTPDFWKETRFSKSPFQEYFDILAKPANKVIVYTTEEAVPERVDA; encoded by the exons ATGGCGGAGAGAGGCGGAGACCGAGGTGGCTTTGGCCGTGGCTTCGGAGGACGAGGTGGAAGAGGAGACCGCGGTGGTCGGGGGCGTGGCGGCCGTCGTCCACGTCGCGAAACAGAGGAGGAGAAATGGGTTCCGGTCACAAAGCTAGGAAGGCTCGTGAAAGATGGAAAAATCCGCTCACTTGAGCAAATCTACCTTCACTCACTCCCAATCAAGGAGTTTCAAATCATAGATACCCTCATCGGACCATCTCTCAAGGACGAGGTTATGAAAATCATGCCGGTTCAGAAGCAGACCCGTGCCGGTCAGAGAACCAGGTTCAAGGCGTTTGTTGTCGTCGGTGACGGAAATGGTCACGTTGGGTTGGGTGTCAAGTGCTCGAAGGAAGTCGCCACTGCTATTCGTGGAGCAATTATATTGGCTAAGCTATCAGTGATTCCAGTGAGGAGAGGTTACTGGGGTAACAAGATTGGGAAGCCACACACTGTGCCTTGCAAGGTTACAGGGAAATGTGGGTCTGTTACTGTGAGGATGGTACCTGCTCCTCGTGGTGCTGGTATTGTGGCTGCTCGTGTCCCCAAGAAGGTCCTTCAGTTTGCTGGTATTGAAGATGTCTTCACATCTTCTCGTGGATCCACTAAAACCCTTGGCAACTTCGTTAAG GCTACCTTTGATTGTTTAATGAAGACTTATGGGTTCCTGACCCCAGACTTCTGGAAAGAGACTCGCTTCTCCAAATCTCCATTCCAAGAGTACTTTGATATCTTGGCCAAACCTGCCAATAAGGTTATTGTCTACACCACTGAGGAGGCAGTGCCTGAGAGAGTTGATGCTTGA